The Methanophagales archaeon DNA segment ACTGATGCCCGGACTACCGGAGCTTGGTAAGATTATACCACTGCTCGGTGTCGGTACTTTTGTGGGTACAATCATATTGGGTATTATAGCAGCCCTTTACATCGCTGTCTGGCTCCATATCTGGACGTATCTCCTTGGTGGAAAGAAAGGATTACGGCAGACTACGAAGGCAGTTTTGTATGGTGCAACTCCATGTTTGATACTGGGCTGGCTTGCGCCCGTGAATGTCCTGATAGCACCGATATGGTCAGTTCTGCTGGTAATTGCCGGTTTGATAGAGCTTCATGAGCTATCTCCTGGCAGGTCTATCATTGCTGTAACGCTGGCAATTCTTGTGCCCGTAATAGTGTGTATCGTGGCAATTAAGCCGCTCGTGTCTCTTTTATTATCTATCTGAGTTTTTGGTTTGACTTTTCTTGTACATGCCTCATTATATGCGGTATCTCAGGCAGGATTATCTCGGTCAGCGCCAGTCTAACAGCGTCAGGAGAGCCAGGCAGGCAGAATATCGTCTTACTGCCTATCACGCCCGCAGTTGCGCGACTTAATATCGCCGCATTGCCTATCCGCTCATAGCTCTTCAACCTGAATAGTTCACCAAACCCTGGCAACTCCTTATCTATTAGCTTTGATACCGTCTCAATGCTGACATCATCCTTAGTTAAGCCTGTACCACCGGTAGTGATGATGAAATCAGCACCTGAGTCCTGAGCCTTTATTATCCCCTTATATATACGCTCCTCTATATCTGGTATCACATCGTAATAGACCACTTCATGTCCTCTTTCTGTTACCAGTGAGCGAGCAACGGAGCCAGAAATGTCATTCTGTGTCCTATTCTTATGCTTAGAGGTGCTTATCGTGAGTATTGCGCATTTATAGTATTGTTTTGCACCTTCTCTATGCCTCGCCGGTATTGATATTGGTATTAGTATTGACATCTCAAATTTTATAACATAATTAACTCAGCTCCTTTATTATTTCTTCTGTGCGCCTGACGAATTCAGCCATCAACTTCTGCTTCACTGCCTCAGTCGCACCTTCCACAGTCACACGAATCATAGGGGAGGTATTAGAAGCCCTTATAAGCACCCAACCGTCTTCTAA contains these protein-coding regions:
- a CDS encoding YIP1 family protein, coding for MLSQIRGFAFNPARQFAAAKDDSLSDAFKYYIPLLAILGAILSIVAAIGVNMIVSMLGLSGLVLMPGLPELGKIIPLLGVGTFVGTIILGIIAALYIAVWLHIWTYLLGGKKGLRQTTKAVLYGATPCLILGWLAPVNVLIAPIWSVLLVIAGLIELHELSPGRSIIAVTLAILVPVIVCIVAIKPLVSLLLSI
- a CDS encoding MogA/MoaB family molybdenum cofactor biosynthesis protein yields the protein MSILIPISIPARHREGAKQYYKCAILTISTSKHKNRTQNDISGSVARSLVTERGHEVVYYDVIPDIEERIYKGIIKAQDSGADFIITTGGTGLTKDDVSIETVSKLIDKELPGFGELFRLKSYERIGNAAILSRATAGVIGSKTIFCLPGSPDAVRLALTEIILPEIPHIMRHVQEKSNQKLR